ATGTTAGCTTTGTCTTCATTTATTCTTGGTAAAATTGTATCTAGATGTCTCTGTTGTATGATCGTGCATCCTGATGTTTGGATCTGCTTCCATCGGTAGTAGTATTCTAACTCCCTCATCGGCACCTCTTTTCTTTTCCCACTTTTTGCAAGCATCTCTACTTTAGAGTTATCTTCCAATTCATAGTGTGAAGGTACCCAGCAGAAATTTACTTTAGCGCCACCAATCTAGAAAATTGCCTTGCTACAGTTCATTactatttctgtttttttgtttttgaagctTCCGAAGTATCTATGTAGATTGTTGTGTTTTCTATTCCGGTGGTCTTCTCTATTgtgtaaattaaaatttctctcATTTAAGAGTTGATGAATATTCTTTATGTtctatatttaatattcttATAATTTTGCTTTCGAAAATATTGTGCTTATTCTCGAATAGTTATGGTTAGcctttttactattttctagATTTCCATATTACTAATTTGCTGATGTTTCTCTCTCCTCCTTCATTATGGTTAAAAGTATTACCTCAAAATATCTGAAACTGATtcacatttaaaaattgattaatattgtGCTAATTATAACATATTCATCTTTAAGGAACTGGCTGAATGGGAAAAAATGAGTCATAAGTTGAGACTGGACGAGGAACAGCTAACTAAAGATTTTATCAATAAAGCTTTTCACTCATTAGTGGTGGAGGCTGAAGATAGGTCTCTTGTAGGATACGCTATTTATAATATAGATTATTCAACTTGGGAAGGAAAGTCACTTATTTTAGTGGATTTAttcatcaaagaaaaatataggtatgtatagttcaccagtgaaataaaatttatatagaaacaTTGTACACAAtcgaataaaatcatattttcatcttaaaatgataaatatatcgAACTGCATCATTGGATAACTTTCTGTTTAATTGtattacataaaaatgagaaaaaaaacatattaaagtAAATTTGGAGGCATTAAGAAACGGAGAATGATAGAAGAGAAAAGCTAGTTCAAAACGATGTGGAAGGAGTTTTTTAACAACTTTCAATCGAAGATAAAGATTGTACACATGAATAGGACGAAATTAACCGAGAGACTAATAAAACTGGAGAGGGTAAGAATGGGAAATCACCTGGAAAagattgaataaatatgaactgcatgattgaatataaaaactgataataaatatataatgaagaaaaaacatgaacaccaaatcaatattaaattgcGATTTTCAGCGAGCACTTCATTAAGAGAGAGGAACGAAATTGAGAAAACTACTTGCAATGTATATGATGGAATCAAAAGCAAGTGTAGTAAATAGATAAGGAGAAACTGGAGAATTCACAATTGATCGAAGAATAAGAGAAGGTAACTCACTATCTGCAGCCCTATTTATTAATTCTACTCATAGAGCACTTACTCAGAAATAAAAAGAGAGAAATTGAGAGGAATGCATAATAGCAAATTCAGGCGACACAATACTTATTACAGAAAGACGCAACATAATGGAAAGTATGTTGAGGAAATTGAGGAGGCAGAAATGGGGCTAATAAgtgaaaatgaaacaaatattttggtgAGACAATAAAAATGGGAGATTATGAGTTTGGAAGATAACAAATGGGAAAAGAAGataaagaattaaagaaaaaatattagcatCCGATAAAGcatatcatgaaaataaaaagatgtTGAAAAGCAAAattgaataagaaattaaaaattagacaGATACTAAGTAAAGTGCAGAAACAAAGACAATGACAAAAAGCGGAGAAGGAGTTAAGAATAGCGgcaaagaataataaaaacaaataaggaTCAATCAAGATTGATGACAATGGAAACAGACAATGtatgatttttgaaataaaatgaaaatttcatgataCAATTGAATGGTTAAGAAAAACAGATAATAAGATGGCTAGGGCATCTATGGAAAGTAGGCGAAGTGGTAGAAGAAAAAAGGAAAGGAGGGGACATTCCAGAAGTTATTAAGAGaagtagaaaagaaaaattggcTACAGTTTAGaattaatatacaataaaaattgattcacCCCTCGAAAATAATCTAGAAAGCTTTACGTGGATTGACCCTATAAGGTTGTATTCATATTAAAATCCATCGTTCCGGTTTCCTGTGTCATAAGTTtgtatttcttgaaaaatcaCACTTTACCATTTTCTTTCTTatattggttttaatttttgttccaGGGGTAAAAAAATTGGAGAGCAACTATTTATTTCTGTTATGAAAGCGGGTGACGCACAAGGTTGTCAAAAAGCTTATTTCCACGTATTGTCTTGGAATCcagcaataaaattttataaaaggtTAGGATGTACTGATGGAAGTCCATATTTAGTCTATAGATTGGAacatgataattttaaaaagttggTAAACACCAgtaaattgtaatattttttatgtgtaggagtttgtgatgttttttaatagttttagcAATAGGTTTGAAATATACCAATACAATGTATtatgtaatttaataaattttttatgaataaatttgtgTTATTGTTGGAGAATAGGTAGAATTCATttattaaagttattccaaTTGCCTTTTGTAGTTGTTAaatgagtcccgataaattgttCTGGTCGTCGGCAGACGAACTCGGTGTTTGTAAGCCACGCCTGCCTGtggagtaggtcttgcaaaaactACTCTAGATGGGATCATGTTGCTaagctcggaagagcatttgcCCTTGTAAAACTGagtcaggtcagcgacctttcttctctaagctgtccaagtttctggtcacctctggatcgcctatgagtcgaactgctctcttctgtattgagtcgagcattcTCAGGGTATGCTTGCGAGCCGAACTCCAAATGTGTGAGCAATATACCAAAAATGGACGAATCTAGGCCGTTAGAGAATTAGAAGCTATTGCGGGGCATGTAGCTTTTTGATATTAAAGAAGGCCCCAAGTTTTTGTTAAGCTGTCTTGGCTAAATCTGTCACCTGACTttgccaggacatattgcttccaacctTAACACCCATTTGCTGTCATGGTGATATTTTATCTCCAGGCAGAAATAAATCCCGAGCTGCAGTGccagccttctttgtaaaaatagcagCCTAGTTCTTTGCTGCATttaactcaatcagattgctccTTCCCCACTCCAAAATATTGAgtattgatggtggtgatctgttgctgTCTACGGATTTGTGTAGTAGCAGAATTAATTTGGACGGTTGATTTGAACGACGACACCAGTGTGCTATTGTCGGCGAAGCTATAGATCGGGTTTGCAGTTTTGTCGAGCGTATAGTTGATAAAcaggagagagagagagagtagTTGATAAGATGCATTCTTGGAGGACACAAGCATCCACCTCAAACTAGTCAAAACCTGTCAAAAGCATTCGATATGTCTAGTTTGATTGCACTGGTGGCATTCTATCTGGGATAATTGCTTTATTGATATTCAAGCTTTTGAGAAGTTTTGCCACATCTCGGTGTCGAATTTCTATTTCTGGCATAGATGTACCAACTCCAGGCAGATTAGGTAGTTAGGTAGGTAGATAAAGATTCCAatcaattttaacaaaacaaaactttagcaatttttaaaattctatgtTTTCAGTTTAACCACATATTGGAGCTTATACAAAATGATCGTATATTGATTTCTCACAATAATGTGACtttattctttttcatatttcacgTTTATTTCACTGTAAAATAGTTGTCTCTTTCCTGATAAGTCAGTCATTGGGGgttcatgaaaaaatttgttgtagCGACTAGAAAATCCTAATCAGCTACCTTCAGAATTAAAGtggcaaatacatttaatacaTTTCCGGAGATTGAAAAAGGCATTTTTGCTTGAAAGtaagatattattattattataatataattattattacgccaaattgttatttcatattatgTAACAAATTGTGTCGCTTTAtctacaaaattttcttatgatAATAAAGcttatatttcttctttaaagctcttcatttgtttttatttgcccACATATTTTCCTCAATGCCTTTCCCTCAATACgttcttcatttttattcgAGAGTATTGCTACCAGGTATAAGAATTCATAACCTTTTTCTATTTGAtattttcctctctttttcGCTATAATCTTATTTTTGGGTTGCTGTTCCTGGATTGTGGGGAGACACTAAACGCTAAATTTGTGAAGTCTATGAAGGTGGTTGGCAAATCTAAGGTGAAAAGGGTTTGTTGTATATCAGTATATTATAAGTGATATTTCACATTCCATGTACATGGAACactaaatttgatataattagatatttttgtCATGTTTATTGCACAAATTCAATTTGTCTATATTGCTTTTTATCCCCTATTATTACAAtactaacatttttttgtgttacAATCACAATAATGTACAaatagaaatatacatataaaaaaaaataatttacaaaccCTATAAGCCTTTCTATCAATTAGAAATTTCAGTCCTGTTTAATGAAGTTGAACAATGCTTAATGTAAAGTTAAGACGACAAacttactttatttttattgaaaaaattgaaataaatttttatttctgaaaataatatgaaacaaaCTAAAGATTTTGTTGTGAGGCATTTTGCAAAATCTCCGTTACTGATCTAGGATGTTATATTGAGGTTTACATTCTACATCATCAGAATTGTGCTTTAATTCATACtcatataaaattaaactatatTTGTATAAGGTATGTTAAgctaaatcaaaatattctgttttaaaCATGAATAACTCTGTATAATAGGATTGTAATGTAGAAGCTGATGATTAATACATGTATATAAATGTTATATCTGTAACGGAAACCACAATTTACCGTGCAACAAGACAAATTTCTAAGGATATAAAGAGTTTTCCTGTTATAAACTATCTTTTGGTTCAGAACAAAACCCAATAAAACACTTTATTCGATAACGTACACTTTAACTACCAATATTTCAGATTTAAGTTCTGCTGATATGAAAGTTTTCTACTTGTgctatttattttcctttatgtaACAGACGATAACCATTATAATCTTGACATAAAGTTGAATTCTAGATGAGAACATCTTGATTTACTTTCAAGGACGTTATAAAGCATTTGGGCATTCAAACTACTAAGTGTAGTTgagttgttgaaattttgagtgATCGATAATTACCCATTATCAGAAGTAGTGGATTCTTTTACgattttatgaatgaatttattttacgACGTGTAATCAAATACGTCAGACCTCGATCGTTTTTGACTATTTATAGAAATGtgatataaaatacttttaaaagaaaacatcGTGATGTGGAAGCCACTAACACTGCCATGGAGAggataacctcaaaattttctttgattcgGCAAGTATACTAAAATCCAGCAGATAAATAGCTTATATGCTACGATAAAGTGAATTTCGCCTTTTTTACAGTTTTGTGTTGTGTCTTTTTTCAACAAGCCCATGTTAGATGTTAGATTTTCTGAAtccaaaaattacatttttctatcTTGAAATGAATCCAATAAGAGCAGAATAAAAGTTTctcttcacaaaaaaaaaaggttttagaAGAACTAAGGAATCGATTGTATATCGACACTGTGTGTTCACAAGgtgaattaattttgataattttgttccCTGAATATATAACTATATAGACATTTAATATGAGACCAGTTAACACTCAATAACAAACGTGGAAATCACATTGCCGAGAAAAGCTCCAAATATGTgacaataataacatttttagaaaagatGAAACAGTGACTAGTAAATCTTGAGTCAGCTACTATCATCAGCGATCATCACTACGGCTTCTGTAAACATAGATCAATCGGGGATCTCCTGGCCTACGCCACTAACGTATGGACTGAAgttatagagaaatatggggaaTCCAAATCGATGGCACTTgacatatcgaaggcttttgacagaGTTTGGCATgacaaccttctaaataaatttgtcACCTACTCTCTTTCTCATGTACATCAATGATCTACTCGTCAAGACTACGCACTTGGTCTATAGCTCTACCGACAATAGCACACGAAAGAAAACTggcactgcagctcaggatttggttcgttctggacataaaatatcactgTTACTAGGTTGTTGAGGTTGGAAGCTCAATATCCACAGGAATCTCCACACAGATGAGTGTAAAAGGGTTTATCCTCTTGCAAAAATACAGAAAGTTAACTTTTCCACCAAAGAAATGGGGAAGGAATTTGAAAACTGTTTACCTTCTGggtcaaaaaatttctttgatttccAAGTCAAGCAACACAGTGTTTGACGCTAATAACAGGATATTTCTCATGTCATAACTTGAGGGTGAAATCCCTTTAACTCTATAGCTATATCATGTActacataaaaatgttttatcacTTCTTGCATCAACGTCTGTATCGTTCCAAAAGTGATGTTATTCATATCAGAATAACATCACTTTTGGAACGATTTTTAAACAAACTACACAGTTCGACAAATGGGGTTAACTtggttaaaaaatatacttagcAAGTAGCAATGGAACTGACTATTCCagactaaattaaaaaaattgaaagatgaAGGAAAGCGATAAAGTGAAATAGAATGAAATCAGCAAAAACAAACTGTAAACATTGTAGCAGTTTTGGTtaaattcaaagttaatttGTGAAATATGTAAAAGTGTCAAGTGTCGAAATGGACACGCTTATCTTATATCTctctaaaataaatatctatagGTACATCGTAATATGTGGTTCCATGAAAGTTGTTCCAAATGTATTGACTGGTGGCGTGAATGTGGAAAAgcgctatatatatatatatatatatatatatatatatatatatatatatatatatatatatatattgatatattaatgcatctaatgttcttgattttaggtctcttctgttttaaaattagttttttttgataatgcaTTATCTTTCTTCGACAAAAAACGgaactttattattattgatgttAAATTTATGACGTGACATTTAACGAGTTATATTTTCCCAAATTAACATCTCactataatgaaaaacaagtttaGTGTCAATACATTCATTTAAGGAGTGAAGTATGGATGCATACTAATCCTATTATCAATTACCATACTGTCAAAGGGTtaagtgaagaaaaaaaaatgaatcaatacaAATTCATATAACGCAAAAATGAATTCATTTATACCGATGAAATAGTTATAATGacagaaaatgagaaaaacatacAATACGAACATCATACTAAGGAATTAAGACTCAGTTTTTAACGCAAAAAGAAAGccaaaacatattaaaaagtGTTCATACCCTTGGCATTTGGATTAGAAACATGGTCATAGAAACAGAAAAGAAATATACAGAGTACAGAAATgagatttctaagaaaaataaagttaaagaGAAGaaattataagagaaaatttgaatttcaacccaatttaaaaccaaatcgaaaaaagaaaactaaccACGTAATGAGAATGGAAGATATATGGAATACGAATGGAGGAAAAAGAAAGGTAGACCGAGGAACATCTGAAGAAATAAAGATAGCAGGGGGAAGACGAGGAATAAGATGGcagttaataaaacaaaagacacAGGAATGGATGAAATGGAAACAGTTGTGGAGAGAGCTCGCGAAATGACCAAATTCTAACAATTCATACAATTAAAAAAGTAGAAAGATATCAGGATTAAGCAACattgaaattatgtttaaaaGTTTCTCTTtgctatttttcattttctgctACTAATGAAGATACTAAGAAGTGTCAAAAGATAACTAttgttgattaataaaatagaaagtaattAATATACATAATTCGAAGCATAGTAACAGTTATCGAATTCCATCTAATTCTTATCTATGTTATATTTTCGGAAATTATAAGTTTTCATACTCATCTTcggtaattataaaaaatgtatactaTGTTTACTATAACAGAAACTGGTGGGGTAAAATTCTTTAATCATATGTCAAAGGTCTTCAATTCATCCGAAAAtgtgtttattataatttccaaaatgtataaacaaaattggTAAATACTGTCTGCGGTgctatcaacaaaaataaaattaatcattatttcacaataatatgtaaatatgacCGCTTCTATTtactttaatttgtttaattatctaaaatattttgatttatacataattaaaaagaatttgctatcgaaaatatttagaatgaaTCGGTCTGCCATCTAGCAGATAATGGCTTCACTCACAAAATTGTGAGAGCAGACATCTAATTCTTCTAATCAATATTCTCATATTTCCTACTAAATTCTTTATACTTTTTCGTCGTACCACATGTCAAGAACTCTCCACACAGAATAGGACAACACTCTACTTAACTGACGTAACAAATTACACTTCCCTTCAtagtaaaatgtaaataaacatcATAATACTAAATAATGTGGTTATTTCATGTAAACCATATAAGGTAAATAAAATGTGAGTACCTtcttaaatttggaaaaaatatatatttattggatagaattatatatatatatatatatatatatatatatatatatatatatatatatatatatatatatatatgcaaaGAATtcttaacaaaaacaaaataaaccatTACCACATTAACATTTGGAGATGAAGCgacgtttaataaaaattcatcaatgTGGTAatggtttattttgtttttgttaaggATTCTTTGCACACCGTAGTAGCTCAGTTTTTGTTCGCTGGAAATACTCTTGCGTGTTGATTTTCTCCTGTCACAGTTTTTAATCATTCATGCTTTTTATAATTAACCGAACTCGTGCCATTGAATCGCTTCATCAATTTCTTGCAGTTTGCTTCTGTATGTTGCCGCCTTTCAGGAAAAGTTTTTGGTGTACTCTGCAGATAGTAAggcatatttatttatttttgacaaataaattattgccaactcacaattaattgttaaataattagatatagGTATATAAGCATTGTTTTATACAGAAAAATCATAGGATTTCAATAACTGATAATTTTAGATATAGAGAAGGCttgattaaaaaagaaaaacttggtAGTACTTTTTGATACTCACATAAAATACAAGGCGATTTATCTGAAACAaccgagaaaataatgtattaggaTTTTGATTCACTCTATATCAgattcaatgaaataaataattttccagaatacGGAACCAAAAAATTAAAGCAGAGCAATTATATTAATTCAAAAGTGGAAGAAATATTAACTGGACTGTATTCGAAAAACATGCCTGGAAACTCTTACGCACAATTTTGtcaagaaaacaaaaagcagACAAGCAACTTAGATTGggaagtatttatttttcataaaattgtaaatatataagATGCAACTGTACCTAagatgtgaaaaaaatatagaatattggGATAAAAAGATCACAAACCCGATACGACATAAAACACTGAACTAactgagtttaaaaaaaacgcCAAATGATTTAAATTAATGATCCATTAGGTACTACATTAGGTAGAAAATTCATTACATTAATTAACAATTCTTAAAACATATGAATAGTCAGTTTTCTCTAACTGTCGAAATgctattaaattatattcactAGGTTTGTCTTCCTGCAAAGATCCtgttgataaattgataaattaacaatataatataatataatataattataatataattataatataatataatataatataatataatataataacaatataaaaagtaaGGAAGAGGACAATCTACTACACGCTCATAGAATAATTTTCGAATAAGCAAACTCGGGATAACTCGAGAATCGTTCTTATCTTATCAAGTGGTAAAGTAATGAATTAATGATGACACAAAATTACATCCCGATGAGAAAATAAGGATTTACTACCTGGAATATATTACCAGGATCAGTCGAAAAGGGATGCAGAAGTTGACCATAATGAATGGTATAAGGTCAACAGCATTATCTGAAGAATTAAGAAAGTCGggtaaaaatttattcatttcgaCACAAATTCTTTCCAATATGCACgttattttagaaattgttaAACGCCCAAATTTGCAAAATATGAATTTAGCATAAAATCCAATTTCAGTAATTTAATTTAGTATTTATAGCCAGTAGCCATCTATTAGaatgttcttaatttttatGAGGATTTGGATgcattatattaataaatttaaattgtgatACACATTCATTAaaagctatatatatatatatatatatatatatatatatatatatatatatatatatatatatatatatatatatataataattaacatgAGTTAAAATTCCACATCCATATCaccaacaaaaattgttgtaGAATTTTTGTGGATCAGgtgaagtaaataataaactcgTGAAAACTGAATACTTTAATTAAAACTCGTAACTCGAACGTTTACAAGAAAAGCAAATAACCGACTGACTCTAGTAAAAATACGATACACTTTTTAGACCTCTTTAAACAAGAACAGAGCGTCATTCTTATAGTTAGCAAAACATACACATAAACGAAAAACTAAACCAGTAGATATAAAAACGGTCAACAAATGTATCGATTACAAAAAACTCCTATTTCAGCCTAAAAAATGCCGACACAGCTAGTCAGTGATGCTTTTAAACACTTCAATAAAAATCAGAAACTGTCCCGTGCCATAGCAACATATCAGGTAAATGTTATTTTTCCTACAACTTAATTCGCAGGGTCCTCAGGACTCCTACTCCCTCCAACTCTTTTAACATTATAGTCTTGGCATCCAGGACTACCCATAAATATGACCATAAACAACCAAAGCCCAATATCCTTATCATAACAGAACTCCATAACACAAAATGGTATGTTAAGGCAAATCTAGCAAAGCCTCCTACCCCTAAACGTAACCAAGCAATTGTCATGCATCAGATATCATTTTCCcgaaaaatatcacatttgcTTCAAGAATTTCTAATAACCGTATATGTATATACAGGGTCCTTTACGACagg
The genomic region above belongs to Diorhabda carinulata isolate Delta chromosome 9, icDioCari1.1, whole genome shotgun sequence and contains:
- the LOC130897874 gene encoding thialysine N-epsilon-acetyltransferase-like, with the protein product MASNSILNGTPNLSVRSAKQQDMKAVFQMIKELAEWEKMSHKLRLDEEQLTKDFINKAFHSLVVEAEDRSLVGYAIYNIDYSTWEGKSLILVDLFIKEKYRGKKIGEQLFISVMKAGDAQGCQKAYFHVLSWNPAIKFYKRLGCTDGSPYLVYRLEHDNFKKLVNTSKL